One stretch of Toxoplasma gondii ME49 chromosome XI, whole genome shotgun sequence DNA includes these proteins:
- the SOD3 gene encoding superoxide dismutase SOD3 (encoded by transcript TGME49_316190~Product name based on PMID:14651610;17784785.), whose product MFAAVARRTATGTLPGAVTLFGRKSFEGYYRDYPLHPRNFGVMASLFSTGKFELPALPYDYNALEPYISAKTLKFHHDKHHATYVKNLNELIKGTDYENQKLEDIIRNADGPTFNNAAQAWNHTFFWNSMKPNGGGEPTGLVKEQIDRCFSSFSKYKEEFSEKATKHFGSGWAWLVWCNEKRRLEVIETHDAGNPITMKKWPIITCDLWEHGYYLDRQNDRGAYVKSWWSVVNWDFANEKLEKAMRGDPIDETVGGGQ is encoded by the exons ATGTTTGCTGCAGTCGCACGGCGAACAGCCACAGGCACGCTTCCAGGCGCTGTAACTCTTTTCGGGCGCAAATCTTTTGAAGGCTACTACCGGGACTATCCGCTTCATCCCAGGAACTTCGGCGTCATGGCTTCCCTTTTCAGCACAGGGAAATTCGAACTCCCTGCTCTGCCCTACGACTACAATGCGCTTGAGCCATACATCAGCGCAAAAACGCTCAAGTTCCACCATGACAAGCACCACGCGACTTACGTGAAAAATCTAAACGAGTTAATCAAGGGGACCGACTACGAGAACCAGAAGCTTGAGG ACATCATCAGGAACGCTGACGGGCCCACTTTCAACAACGCTGCCCAAGCCTGGAACCACACGTTCTTCTGGAACTCGATGAAGCCGAATGGAGGCGGCGAACCCACGGGGCTCGTGAAGGAACAAATTGACcggtgtttttcttccttctccaaaTACAAGGAAGAGTTCAGcgaaaaggcgacgaagcacTTCGGTTCCGGCTGGGCCTGGCTAGTCTGGTGCAACGAAAAGAGGCGTCTAGAGGTCATCGAAACCCACGACGCGGGGAATCCCATCACCATGAAGAAATGGCCAATCATCACCTGCGATCTCTGGGAACACGGATACTACCTCGACAGGCAAAATGACCGAGGTGCCTACGTCAAGT CTTGGTGGAGTGTGGTGAACTGGGACTTTGCCAACGAGAAGCTTGAGAAGGCCATGCGCGGGGACCCCATCGATGAGACAGTCGGTGGAGGCCAGTGA
- a CDS encoding phosphoglycerate mutase family protein (encoded by transcript TGME49_316200~Signal peptide predicted by SignalP 2.0 HMM (probability 0.807) with cleavage site probability 0.513 at residue 63~Predicted trans-membrane domain (TMHMM2.0):14-37:43-66), giving the protein MESLPAAAVSAAAQAAEAAGAALTTGSSSSSLLVFLVPFVCPPSFFFLLLLTFFVFFVASVLLRYLKMLHLKRQQDLLRLAAASSTAVVAGGHTFGFSFSLPALSASTGAGAPAGKRRWISFESLALLALLTKEAIWNVLRKLWLTAYAVLFLCLSGEERGLETALKRKRVLAEDADSVERRTVLFIRHGESVWNATFNRPVLSLSFPLRFCLFWLWELFLAPERDSVLFDSPLSTAGICQAAELRAELRAALRSPASSLREWPAALATWAAAGVCAPGAGRRVVEMHELGEDRAQAVERRLERRTGDMQSAEAPSQCGAAPARGVCAPQRRGMEAESEREDGVRSRMRSVEEETAAEEGKKDAREEAGGENALVLVSSNLRRAISTLLIALGPSVQSHSQTIQILSSLQESTRFPDAFSLTSLPFSRRSSPPLSQLEEAVVGASLGQLYASHLDQNFNQGNKRLYSTLVGRLFAFSSWLFEGSTERQAVIVVGHSRWLRYFFRMFFPAEQAHPAKDQKLSNCGVLKFDYLQLHQKNSGRVDYLIDPRSCQLLRGSFSP; this is encoded by the exons ATGGAGAGCTTGCCGGCGGCTGCTGTCTCGGCAGCTGCCcaggcggcagaggcggcgggCGCTGCGTTGACGACGgggtcgtcttcgtcttcgcttctcgtctttctcgtccccttcgtctgtcctccatctttcttctttctcctgctcctcaccttcttcgtcttctttgtcgcGTCTGTCCTGCTTCGCTACCTCAAGATGCTGCACTTGAAGCGGCAACAGGATCTTCTGCGCCTAGCCGCCGCCTCGTCGACCGCAGTCGTCGCAGGAGGACATACATTCGgattctccttctcgctgcctGCGCTGTCCGCGTCGACTGGGGCGGGTGCGCCTGCTGGAAAGAGGCGTTGGATCTCCTTCGAGAGTCTtgcgcttctcgcgctcctcaCCAAAGAG GCCATCTGGAATGTGCTGAGAAAGCTGTGGCTGACGGCGTACGcagttctctttctctgtctctctggagaggaaCGCGGCCTCGAGACAGCcctgaagaggaagcgagttCTCGCTGAAGACGCAGACTCTGTCGAGCGCCGAACGGTCCTCTTCATCCGCCACGG AGAGTCGGTCTGGAACGCGACGTTCAACAGGCCGGTgctgtcgctctccttcccgcttcgcttctgtctcttttggCTGTGGGAGCTCTTTCTCGCGCCCGAGAGAGACTCGGTGCTGTTCGACTCGCCATTGAGCACCGCGGGGATCTGCCAAGCCGCGGAGCTCCGCGCGGAGCTCCGCGCGGCCCTCCGTAGTCCCGCCTCGAGTCTGCGCGAGTGGCCTGCAGCGCTCGCGACCTGGGCAGCTGCGGGGGTGTGTGCACCTGGAGCTGGGCGGCGAGTCGTGGAGATGCATGAGCTGGGGGAGGACCGCGCGCAGGCTGTCGAGCGGCGCCTGGAGAGGCGGACGGGAGACATGCAGAGCGCGGAGGCACCGAGCCAGTGCGGCGCAGCCCCCGCGCGTGGAGTTTGTGCGccgcagaggagaggcaTGGAGGCGGAGAGCGAGCGGGAGGACGGAGTCCGAAGTCGAATGCGGTCGgtcgaggaggagacggctgcggaagaaggcaagaaagacgcgagagaggaggctgGCGGAGAAAATGCCTTGGTCCTCGTGAGCTCAAATCTCAG GCGGGCCATCTCTACACTTCTTATTGCTCTTGGACCTTCTGTTCAATCTCACTCGCAAACGATTCAaattctctcttctctgcag GAGTCGACTCGCTTCCCGGATGCCTTTTCTCTGACTTCTCTTCCATTTTCTCGAAGAAGTTCGCCGCCGCTCTCGCAGTTGGAAGAAGCAGTCGTGGGCGCCTCTCTGGGGCAGCTGTACGCAAGTCACTTGGACCAGAACTTTAACCAAGGCAACAAGCGTCTGTACTCCACGCTGGTTGGGcggctcttcgccttctcgtcgtGGCTTTTCGAAGGATCCACGGAGCGTCAAGCTGTCATCGTCGTCGGCCACTCGCGATGGCTGCGCTACTTTTTTCGCATGTTCTTTCCC GCGGAACAGGCGCACCCGGCGAAGGACCAGAAGCTGTCCAACTGCGGAGTGCTGAAGTTCGACTATCTGCAACTCCACCAAAAAAATTCTGGCCGCGTGGACTACCTGATAGACCCACGGTCTTGTCAACTTTTGCGGGGTTCCTTTTCCCCGTAA
- a CDS encoding hypothetical protein (encoded by transcript TGME49_316210), protein MTVFVSVVRFLLRETSLLLSGGEREALFLFRAAEAARLRSGWSSRSFPPSSVTLACTNFHLKENAAKASSTQKKPSRAVATAFRETNAASWTSVLSLCESGSRKKDTRRSCLPCRGDLALAHTRAGVYRRLLGGPPTGT, encoded by the coding sequence ATGACTGTCTTTGTCTCGGTGGTGCGGTTCCTTCTCCGTGAaacttctcttcttctgtctggcggcgagagagaggcgttgtttctcttcaggGCCGCAGAGGCGGCTCGCCTTCGCAGCGGATGGTCCTCTCGCAGTTTTCCCCCTTCGTCCGTCAcacttgcatgcacgaaCTTCCATTTGAAAGAAAACGCCGCGAAGGCGAGCTCCACGCAGAAAAAACCATCAAGAGCAGTGGCGACCGCCTTTCGCGAGACGAACGCGGCGTCCTGGActtccgtcctctctctctgcgaaagcggaagcaggaagaaagacactcGAAGAAGTTGTCTCCCCTGCCGAGGCGACCTCGCTCTCGCCCACACGCGCGCAggggtgtacagacgccTGCTGGGAGGGCCTCCCACTGgaacctga